One Roseimaritima multifibrata DNA window includes the following coding sequences:
- a CDS encoding response regulator, whose product MASSNRILIADDNAANRELLEVHLASIDCEFETAVDGQDTLDKTASFHPDLILLDVMMPKLSGFEVCKQIKENPKTSGIMILMVTALNELGDIERAVAAGTDDFLSKPISKVSLLKRVDTMLKLKGTVEELERLRMYIRDMEDGSRPSA is encoded by the coding sequence ATGGCTAGCTCCAATCGAATTTTGATCGCTGACGATAACGCAGCGAATCGTGAACTATTGGAAGTTCATTTGGCGTCGATTGATTGCGAATTTGAAACGGCAGTGGATGGACAAGATACGCTCGATAAAACGGCAAGCTTTCATCCCGATTTGATTCTGCTGGATGTCATGATGCCCAAATTGAGTGGGTTTGAAGTCTGTAAGCAAATCAAAGAAAACCCGAAGACCAGCGGGATCATGATCCTGATGGTGACGGCACTGAATGAGTTAGGCGATATCGAACGAGCGGTTGCAGCGGGGACCGATGATTTCCTGAGCAAACCAATCAGCAAGGTGTCGCTGCTAAAACGAGTTGACACGATGTTGAAGCTGAAAGGGACGGTCGAAGAATTAGAGCGTCTGCGAATGTATATCCGCGATATGGAAGACGGCAGCCGCCCCTCCGCTTAA
- a CDS encoding general secretion pathway protein GspD codes for MRGQTMLGNAQVALQNRDLVSAVGSYRQVAALAAQEPGLKANAEKLRQVLLQAGIDANMLPAVGAPATTGQQQVASLIAQARMAYDKGDIATAMQKTNQAKQIQLTPAESSAMRSAIGKLTLDVEAAAKRRATGSAGDMNPYPVQQAGATAPIAGATGSAGDIQRADYSSSNSGPAAATPAQATEPSRLSPPPGTESVGAQLYQQGVDALSAGNREEARRLFVQAWQHEAQLDSAIRSQLQAKLQLMQQPIASANNSQEALSPLDQVDQETLANRQRLYRQVTSELGVAYKDRIEKPLDALDRINQLRKNVVDADVDASAKQTLLAMVDRAIREQQKYVEENRADIELDIRNEQVRTDLENERSERLEIDDLIAEKVQTFDQLMSEQRFAEAQVIAKQVKALSPDSTIGTQMFRVSQIQVRRRIAKEIQDNNEDAFITQLQDAQNLDMLAPDQSVGFMDADEWASLSEARLGLSNLNDKMSPAEQEIKRLLSTEVDVKFRNQPLGEVLKTLEMVTGIPMFVDEKALAVARVDSSTPVTLDLTRPISLKSALDLILGQFELTYTIGNEVLQITTNEVKRGKMIVKTYKVADLVTPIPNFTTSYEDGLAGALRAAYQMTTASTNVQVMPVSAMGMHANAGGPQPALANQNPNVLAQYGNGMSPMMPGSGSNPMRGASGAGSLADFGSIMQLIQTTIAPETWEDTMGGPSTMAPYYQNLSLVISTTSDVHDQILELLASLRRLQNLQVTIEVRFISLSDSFFEQIGVDFDFSIDDNTGGILPADDSGSSVSVGLAGPNGQFTSDFDIKFANQNFNVSPIFGGVDPGALSTFGFAILSDIEAFFFIQAAQGDNRTNVMQAPKVTLFDGQSASIQDVSQRPFVTSISPVVGDFAVAQQPIIVVLNEGTELNVQAVVSDDKRFVRLTLVPFFSQIGDVDTFTYTGSSTTRSSSTTTDPDTGEPVEEDEDERITQGSTVQLPTFAFTSVNTTVSVPDGGTILLGGIKRLREGRGERGLPIMSKLPYINRLFRNTAIGRDASSLMLMVTPRIIIQEEEEIAQTGFDPTR; via the coding sequence GTGCGTGGTCAAACAATGTTAGGCAATGCACAAGTTGCATTGCAAAACCGCGACCTTGTGTCTGCGGTTGGAAGCTATCGTCAAGTGGCTGCTTTGGCAGCTCAAGAGCCAGGTTTGAAAGCGAATGCTGAAAAACTCCGCCAAGTCCTTTTGCAAGCTGGCATCGACGCCAACATGCTGCCTGCCGTTGGAGCCCCCGCGACAACTGGTCAACAACAAGTTGCCAGCCTGATCGCTCAAGCTCGAATGGCTTACGACAAGGGCGACATTGCAACGGCGATGCAAAAGACCAATCAAGCGAAGCAGATCCAACTGACGCCTGCAGAAAGTTCTGCAATGCGTTCAGCGATCGGCAAGCTAACGCTTGACGTCGAAGCTGCCGCCAAACGTCGTGCAACCGGTTCCGCCGGTGACATGAATCCTTATCCAGTTCAGCAGGCAGGTGCGACCGCACCGATTGCTGGAGCAACTGGCTCTGCAGGAGACATTCAGCGTGCGGACTACAGCAGTTCAAATTCGGGCCCCGCAGCCGCCACCCCGGCTCAGGCAACCGAACCATCGCGACTTTCGCCTCCTCCGGGAACCGAAAGCGTGGGAGCACAGCTTTACCAACAGGGAGTCGACGCTCTTTCCGCGGGCAACCGTGAAGAGGCTCGCCGCTTGTTTGTTCAAGCTTGGCAACACGAAGCCCAACTGGATTCGGCCATCCGAAGTCAGCTACAGGCGAAATTACAACTGATGCAGCAGCCGATTGCTTCTGCGAACAACAGTCAGGAAGCGTTGTCACCCCTTGATCAAGTCGATCAAGAGACTTTGGCGAATCGCCAACGGCTGTACCGTCAGGTAACCAGTGAACTGGGTGTCGCCTACAAAGACCGAATTGAAAAACCTCTCGATGCACTCGATCGGATCAATCAACTACGCAAGAACGTTGTCGACGCCGATGTCGACGCTTCCGCTAAGCAAACGTTGTTGGCCATGGTCGACCGTGCGATTCGCGAACAGCAGAAGTATGTTGAAGAAAATCGAGCCGATATTGAACTGGACATTCGCAACGAACAGGTCCGTACGGATCTTGAAAACGAACGAAGTGAACGTCTTGAAATCGACGATTTGATCGCCGAAAAGGTCCAGACGTTTGACCAGTTGATGTCGGAGCAACGGTTTGCTGAAGCTCAGGTTATCGCCAAACAGGTGAAAGCCCTTAGCCCTGATTCGACGATTGGAACTCAGATGTTCCGCGTCAGTCAGATCCAGGTCCGTCGCCGGATTGCGAAAGAGATCCAAGACAACAATGAAGATGCGTTTATCACGCAGCTTCAGGATGCTCAAAACCTTGACATGCTTGCTCCCGATCAATCGGTGGGCTTCATGGACGCTGACGAATGGGCCTCCCTTTCCGAAGCACGTCTTGGGCTAAGCAATCTAAACGACAAGATGAGCCCTGCGGAACAAGAGATCAAACGTCTGCTTTCCACGGAAGTCGATGTCAAATTTCGCAACCAACCACTTGGTGAAGTCCTCAAGACCTTAGAAATGGTCACCGGGATTCCAATGTTCGTCGATGAGAAAGCTTTGGCCGTTGCTCGAGTCGATAGCAGCACTCCAGTCACCCTGGACCTGACTCGACCGATCTCGCTGAAGAGTGCCCTGGATCTGATCCTTGGCCAATTCGAATTGACCTACACCATCGGAAACGAAGTCCTACAGATCACGACCAACGAAGTGAAACGTGGGAAGATGATTGTCAAAACCTATAAGGTTGCCGACTTGGTGACTCCGATCCCGAACTTCACAACCAGTTATGAAGATGGATTGGCGGGAGCCTTGCGGGCTGCCTACCAGATGACAACCGCATCAACCAATGTTCAAGTGATGCCGGTTTCCGCAATGGGAATGCACGCTAATGCGGGCGGTCCTCAACCAGCACTGGCAAACCAAAACCCCAACGTTTTGGCTCAGTACGGCAACGGGATGTCCCCAATGATGCCTGGCAGCGGATCCAATCCAATGCGTGGTGCATCGGGTGCAGGGTCGTTGGCTGACTTTGGTTCAATCATGCAGTTGATTCAGACAACGATTGCTCCTGAGACTTGGGAAGACACGATGGGTGGCCCCAGTACGATGGCCCCCTATTATCAAAACCTAAGCCTTGTCATCAGTACGACGAGTGACGTGCACGACCAAATTTTGGAACTGCTTGCCAGCTTGCGTCGTCTGCAGAACCTCCAGGTCACGATTGAAGTTCGCTTCATCTCGCTATCGGATTCGTTCTTCGAACAAATCGGTGTCGACTTTGACTTCTCGATCGATGACAACACTGGCGGCATCCTGCCTGCTGATGATAGTGGGTCCTCGGTATCTGTCGGTTTGGCTGGTCCAAACGGTCAGTTCACGTCCGACTTTGACATTAAATTCGCTAACCAGAACTTCAATGTCTCGCCGATTTTCGGTGGCGTTGACCCTGGAGCGTTAAGTACCTTTGGATTTGCAATTCTGAGTGATATTGAAGCCTTCTTCTTTATCCAAGCAGCCCAAGGGGACAACCGAACGAACGTGATGCAGGCACCAAAGGTGACTTTGTTTGACGGTCAATCGGCTTCGATCCAAGACGTTTCACAACGACCGTTTGTGACTAGTATCTCGCCGGTTGTCGGTGACTTTGCTGTCGCTCAACAGCCGATCATCGTGGTCTTGAACGAAGGTACCGAACTGAATGTGCAAGCGGTTGTCAGCGATGACAAACGATTCGTACGCCTGACTCTGGTACCGTTCTTCAGTCAGATCGGAGACGTCGATACATTCACTTACACCGGTAGCAGCACCACGCGTTCGTCTAGCACGACGACCGACCCCGATACTGGGGAACCGGTCGAAGAAGATGAAGACGAAAGAATCACCCAAGGTTCGACCGTTCAGTTGCCGACGTTTGCGTTCACTAGCGTGAACACAACCGTTAGCGTACCGGACGGAGGAACGATCCTGTTGGGTGGAATCAAACGTTTGCGAGAAGGCCGCGGTGAACGTGGTTTGCCAATCATGAGCAAGCTGCCGTACATCAACCGTCTGTTCCGCAACACGGCGATTGGTCGTGACGCTTCCAGCCTGATGCTGATGGTGACTCCACGTATCATCATTCAGGAAGAAGAGGAAATCGCTCAAACTGGATTCGATCCAACACGCTAA
- a CDS encoding SMP-30/gluconolactonase/LRE family protein has translation MRFSAVVWLLFIGSLLGLKSPAHAQTPQTMGQIERLDPALDAVLDSSAKIEVLASGFTWTEGPVWVTDQDNPDAGHLLFSDIPRNTIFRWDPNTGISRFMQPSGYTGTTYYGLEPGSNGLALDSKGQLLACEHGDRRLSVLTKDGGKRTLVDAYQGKRLNSPNDLVVDSKGNIYFTDPPYGLPERADDHRRELDFCGVYRLSTDGTLQLGSKQLERPNGIGISPDEKTLYVAQSDPSNAIWMSFPIAADGSLGAGTVMHDATDQVGKLPGLPDGLTVSESGHIWGSGPGGIYVFSPEGKLLGRILTGQKTSNCTLGGPNRKQNWLYITADSYLLRIQIR, from the coding sequence CTCAGACTCCGCAAACCATGGGGCAGATCGAACGTCTCGATCCGGCACTTGATGCTGTCCTTGACTCCTCTGCAAAAATCGAAGTCCTGGCAAGTGGATTTACCTGGACCGAAGGACCCGTCTGGGTCACTGACCAAGACAATCCAGACGCTGGGCATCTGCTGTTCTCGGACATTCCCCGGAACACCATTTTCCGCTGGGATCCCAACACCGGAATTTCTCGCTTCATGCAGCCCAGCGGCTACACCGGGACAACCTATTACGGGTTGGAACCGGGAAGCAATGGATTGGCACTCGACAGCAAAGGCCAATTGCTAGCATGCGAACATGGTGACCGGCGGCTATCGGTCCTGACCAAAGATGGCGGTAAACGAACATTGGTCGATGCCTATCAGGGAAAACGGCTGAACAGTCCGAACGACCTGGTTGTCGATTCCAAAGGAAACATCTATTTCACCGATCCACCGTATGGCTTACCCGAGCGAGCCGACGACCATCGCCGCGAACTCGATTTCTGTGGCGTCTACCGTCTATCAACCGACGGTACGCTCCAGTTGGGTAGCAAACAGCTCGAACGTCCCAATGGGATTGGGATATCCCCTGATGAGAAAACGCTTTACGTGGCTCAGAGCGATCCCAGCAATGCGATTTGGATGTCTTTCCCGATCGCCGCCGATGGTTCCTTGGGGGCGGGAACGGTCATGCATGACGCCACCGACCAGGTCGGCAAGTTGCCTGGGTTACCCGATGGGCTGACCGTTTCTGAAAGCGGCCATATTTGGGGCAGCGGTCCCGGTGGGATCTATGTTTTCTCTCCGGAGGGGAAATTATTGGGGCGCATACTAACGGGACAAAAAACCAGCAACTGTACGCTTGGTGGGCCAAATCGCAAACAAAACTGGCTTTACATCACTGCGGACAGTTATCTGCTGAGAATTCAAATCCGATAG